The following is a genomic window from Cyanobacteriota bacterium.
CTGTTAGGTTACTGAAGTGCCCAATAGGTTATGCATGAGGCTTCCTAGGTGTGGAGTTATGTTTCGGCCATTTGTTTTCTAGTGATGCGTCTTGCATTTAAGCTTGTTAAGGTTTGACGAGCTTGTTGAGTCTAGAGGCCTACAACTGGTTGCCAAGTATACTGGTTGCAGGTTCGAACTTCACTTTATGAACACGATTTTAGGAGATTCGATCAATGCTAGATGCGTATACCAGGGTTGTTTCCCAGGCTGATACTCGTGGAGAGTACGTTAGTGGTGCACAGCTTGATGCGCTACGTGCGATGGTTGCTGATGGCAATAAGCGCCTCGATACCGTTAACCGGATCACCAGCAATGCTTCGACAATCGTTGCCAATGCTGCTCGCGCTCTGTTTGCTGAACAGCCTCAACTGATTGCTCCTGGTGGCAATGCTTACACCAACCGTCGGATGGCTGCTTGCTTGCGCGACATGGAAATCATCCTGCGCTATGTAACCTACGCTATCTACACCGGAGATGCTAGTGTTCTGGACGATCGTTGCCTGAATG
Proteins encoded in this region:
- a CDS encoding phycocyanin subunit beta; amino-acid sequence: MLDAYTRVVSQADTRGEYVSGAQLDALRAMVADGNKRLDTVNRITSNASTIVANAARALFAEQPQLIAPGGNAYTNRRMAACLRDMEIILRYVTYAIYTGDASVLDDRCLNGLRETYLALGVPGASVAAGIQKMKDAAIAIANDRNGITPGDCSQLMSEVAGYFDRAAAAVG